Proteins encoded in a region of the Cydia pomonella isolate Wapato2018A chromosome 3, ilCydPomo1, whole genome shotgun sequence genome:
- the LOC133516671 gene encoding uncharacterized protein LOC133516671, giving the protein MLYADDIVLIDKCANKLNANLQLWRRALEDNGLRISRSKTEYLKCSFSEQPLSSTDIVIEGQPVPKLNQFKYLGFMLTADANIDADVTHKNNAGWLRWRTLTGVLCDDQMPIRLKGRIYKTAVRPSLMYGSECWATNKKYEQKMHTNEMKIETGQSSK; this is encoded by the coding sequence ATGCTCTACGCAGACGACATTGTGCTCATTGATAAGTGCGCCAACAAACTAAATGCCAACCTCCAGCTATGGAGACGAGCGCTTGAGGACAATGGTCTGCGCATCAGTCGATCCAAGACAGAATACCTAAAATGCAGCTTCAGTGAACAGCCACTTTCAAGCACAGACATCGTCATTGAAGGACAACCGGTGCCtaaattaaatcagtttaagtACCTCGGGTTCATGCTAACAGCCGATGCCAACATAGACGCAGATGTCACCCACAAAAACAATGCAGGATGGTTGAGATGGAGGACCCTAACCGGGGTGCTTTGTGACGACCAGATGCCAATACGGCTAAAAGGGCGCATCTACAAAACCGCAGTACGCCCTTCATTAATGTATGGCTCCGAGTGCTGGGCGACcaacaaaaaatatgaacaaaagaTGCACACCAATGAGATGAAAATCGAGACTGGACAGAGttcgaaataa
- the LOC133516672 gene encoding uncharacterized protein LOC133516672, translating into MCRGGRTQNALSPAEPEGDSSIMEVSYTDGYPHNTTPHNNGLDSTRVNDTQLLITELRLFREEIRAMSQEIHGLRTSLERLTVRIDGCDGRINGCEGRINMLSARVDSLESRPQSNDTASDNSLVETVSQLRMELSDRDQELLLNDIEISSVPESRGENAMHLVTALGKKLGVELTESDIVDVTRVGRAPQLEDGLHGPAARPRPLVVRLVRRAVRDRLLQAARVRRDATTEGTGIPGRTCTFYVNERLTPHNRRLLYKARELKQQHSWRYVWTRDGKIFARRQADSGSPRHRIRTELDLDRVFGSR; encoded by the coding sequence ATGTGCCGGGGTGGACGGACGCAGAACGCCTTGAGCCCCGCGGAGCCTGAGGGTGACAGCTCCATCATGGAGGTGTCCTACACGGACGGCTACCCACATAACACTACTCCGCACAACAATGGACTGGACTCGACCCGTGTCAACGACACGCAGCTGCTGATCACCGAGCTCCGGCTCTTCCGCGAAGAGATACGCGCGATGAGCCAGGAAATTCACGGTCTTCGCACATCCCTGGAGAGACTGACAGTCAGGATCGACGGCTGCGATGGGCGGATCAACGGCTGCGAGGGGCGCATCAACATGCTCTCTGCCCGTGTTGATTCGTTAGAGAGCAGGCCTCAGTCGAACGACACTGCCTCCGACAACTCTCTCGTCGAAACCGTATCGCAGCTTAGGATGGAGCTCAGTGACCGCGACCAAGAGTTGTTACTAAATGATATAGAAATATCTAGTGTGCCGGAAAGTAGGGGCGAAAACGCTATGCATTTGGTGACAGCCTTGGGCAAGAAGTTGGGGGTTGAACTCACCGAGAGCGACATCGTTGACGTCACGCGTGTGGGGCGCGCGCCTCAGCTGGAGGATGGTCTCCACGGGCCGGCAGCGCGGCCGCGGCCGCTTGTGGTGCGCCTTGTGCGTCGTGCCGTCAGGGATCGCCTGCTCCAGGCTGCGCGGGTGCGCCGCGATGCCACCACGGAAGGAACTGGTATCCCTGGACGAACCTGCACCTTCTACGTCAACGAGCGGCTGACTCCCCACAACCGACGTCTCCTATACAAGGCTCGGGAGTTGAAGCAGCAGCACTCCTGGAGGTACGTCTGGACCCGGGACGGAAAAATATTCGCACGGCGGCAGGCGGACTCAGGTTCGCCCCGACACCGCATTCGCACTGAACTAGACTTAGATCGTGTTTTTGGCTCAAGATAG